Proteins from one Panicum virgatum strain AP13 chromosome 7K, P.virgatum_v5, whole genome shotgun sequence genomic window:
- the LOC120640058 gene encoding uncharacterized protein LOC120640058: MPIIHKLELEAMRQSTSPTSTPREPYIDAGNHVAAQRHRPSMQDLPMEVATQIVGHLTATSVSPMDDLRSLGATCCFPRGVTSDRTVGQRINVRRFAAAMLWRDRAAYAALLADLTDIGNLEACYMTGMMNVFSKGTPEARPCIIELAHATERGHNVAAYVAAILLFRANTGADDNQAVRQYKRQVEGVEEVVAGAAGGAGRSMFSNEGCLHCRELAFACVMGTHWRRWVQVPQLASPVPRGDLRCAGFPCSHPVDEWDPDGLRQFCSEDYMIQHEVNLLFKGFGY; this comes from the coding sequence ATGCCGATAATCCACAAGCTTGAACTTGAAGCGATGAGACAATCTACAAGCCCTACATCGACGCCGCGTGAGCCCTACATCGACGCCGGCAATCATGTGGCGGCACAAAGGCACAGGCCGTCGATGCAGGACCTCCCGATGGAGGTGGCCACTCAGATCGTGGGCCACCTCACGGCGACGTCGGTCTCTCCCATGGACGACCTCCGCAGTCTAGGGGCAACGTGTTGCTTCCCGCGTGGCGTCACCAGCGACCGCACCGTCGGCCAGCGCATCAATGTACGTCGATTCGCCGCTGCCATGTTATGGAGAGACCGCGCTGCCTACGCTGCCCTCCTTGCTGACCTGACCGACATCGGCAACCTAGAGGCCTGCTACATGACCGGGATGATGAACGTCTTCTCCAAGGGAACGCCGGAGGCCCGGCCATGCATCATCGAGCTCGCCCATGCTACCGAACGAGGGCACAATGTGGCAGCCTATGTGGCCGCCATCCTCCTCTTCAGAGCCAATACCGGAGCCGATGACAACCAAGCTGTGAGGCAGTACAAGCGCCAAGTCGAGGGCGTGGAAGAAGTGGTGGCGGGGGCGGCTGGCGGCGCCGGCAGATCAATGTTCAGCAACGAGGGCTGTCTACACTGCCGCGAGCTTGCCTTCGCCTGCGTCATGGGAACACACTGGCGCCGGTGGGTACAAGTGCCGCAGTTGGCGTCGCCGGTGCCGCGCGGCGACCTTCGCTGCGCAGGCTTCCCGTGTAGCCATCCTGTCGATGAGTGGGACCCTGATGGATTGAGGCAGTTCTGCAGCGAGGACTATATGATTCAACATGAAGTCAATCTACTCTTCAAGGGTTTTGGATACTAG
- the LOC120640059 gene encoding uncharacterized protein LOC120640059 — protein sequence MPHAMENVKAITTRGGKITQDSPYPNHVNRKKTSPVAEEPPREEEPEKVHEGKTAPHEFYDTQVLPFTMRAKKPSTDEQFSRFVEIIQQVNINVPLMDAMKVLTYARYIKDIINNKRPLPTTEVIKLTKACSAAILQQLPEKKKDPGFPTIKCSIGAQNFDKALCDLGASVSVMPKAVFD from the coding sequence ATGCCCCATGCTATGGAGAACGTTAAGGCAATAACTACACGAGGAGGTAAGATTACTCAAGATTCGCCTTATCCTAACCATGTCAACAGGAAGAAGACAAGCCCGGTGGCAGAAGAACCACCTCGGGAAGAGGAACCCGAgaaggttcatgaagggaagacggcTCCGCATGAATTTTATGATACTCAAGTATTGCCATTCACTATGAGGGCAAAGAAGCCAAGTACAGATGAGCAGTTCAGCCGCTTTGTTgagataatacaacaagtgaacaTCAACGTGCCTTTGATGGATGCAATGAAGGTTCTGACCTATGCTCGCTATATCAAGGACATAATCAACAACAAGCGACCACTGCCAACTACCGAAGTAATCAAGCTCACTAAGGCATGCAGTGCAGCTATACTTCAACAATTGCCCGAGAAAAAGAAGGATCCAGGATTCCCAACTATCAAATGTTCGATAGGGGCACAGAACTTTGACAAGGCCTTATGTGATCTGGGAGCCAGTGTTAGTGTGATGCCGAAGGCGGTCTTCGACTAA